In Bacteroidota bacterium, a single window of DNA contains:
- a CDS encoding YggS family pyridoxal phosphate-dependent enzyme, which produces MDSIAQNIQNIKAQIGENCTLVAVSKTYPPETIIQAYNAGQRVFGENWVQELIAKKDLLPNDIQWHLIGHLQSNKIKYIINFVSLIHSVDSEKLLQAIDKEAAKINRVVPCLLQMYIADEETKFGLDEQELYNILDNLSQYKHIQIAGLMGMATNTHNQEKIKSEFTFLKDLYNKVQAEYFPNDPDFKHLSMGMSSDYKLAVACGSNMIRIGSILFNSKAE; this is translated from the coding sequence TTGGACAGCATCGCACAAAATATTCAAAACATCAAAGCTCAAATTGGCGAGAATTGTACTTTAGTTGCAGTAAGCAAAACCTACCCCCCTGAAACTATTATACAAGCCTACAATGCAGGTCAGCGTGTATTTGGCGAGAACTGGGTACAAGAATTAATTGCAAAAAAAGATTTATTGCCCAATGATATACAATGGCATTTAATCGGACACTTGCAAAGCAATAAAATAAAATATATTATAAATTTTGTTTCTTTAATTCATTCGGTGGATAGCGAAAAATTATTACAAGCCATCGATAAAGAAGCTGCCAAAATAAATCGTGTAGTCCCTTGTCTGCTCCAAATGTATATAGCTGATGAAGAAACAAAATTCGGCCTCGACGAGCAAGAACTATATAATATATTGGATAATTTAAGTCAATATAAACATATCCAAATAGCGGGCCTAATGGGCATGGCCACGAATACGCACAACCAAGAAAAAATAAAATCGGAGTTTACTTTTCTAAAAGATTTATATAATAAAGTGCAAGCCGAATATTTCCCAAACGATCCTGATTTCAAGCACCTCTCCATGGGCATGAGCAGTGATTATAAACTTGCCGTTGCTTGTGGCAGTAATATGATACGAATAGGGAGCATATTATTTAATAGCAAAGCCGAATAG
- a CDS encoding amino acid permease — protein MKSLFRKKSLNAILKQSRNEEGAEHTLHKNLKLRDLTAFGIAAIIGAGIFSTIGNAAAAGGPGVSLLFVITAIACAFSAMCYAEFASRIPISGSAYTYAYASFGELFAWIIGWGLIMEYAVGNIAVAISWSGYFTSLMDGIHINGQQYFHIPEWMTCDYSTAHDNYIKAIDYIKTNNICSCELGKYMPKYYEGYQGWMQAPTFFGTRCILDIPAFSIVVLITALVYRGMKESKRVGNMMVLLKLVIIIFVISVGAAFVDVTYYNDFFPTGLSGMMKGVSGVFFAYIGFDAISTTAEECENPQRDLPRSMFWSLAICTVLYVLISLVLTGMVSYKELGVDDPLAYVFDKLNLNEFSLIISIGAVIAMTSVLLVFQMGQPRIWMSMSRDGLLPKKFSKIHKKYRTPSFATIITGIVVAVPALFFTLTEMTDLTSIGTMFAFVLVCGGIIILNHETKEEQPENIHYKIPYYNSKYILPFCWAIVITLVIIFNIEGVAEFFNFFNNPKQPFAEKIPLLLFIILSIFITIRAYIKNYSFIPVFGLLSNFYLMSELGYLNWRNFSIWLVIGLVIYFLYSRKKSKLNHAV, from the coding sequence ATGAAATCACTCTTCCGCAAAAAATCGCTCAATGCTATATTAAAGCAAAGTCGCAACGAGGAAGGTGCTGAACATACCCTGCACAAAAACTTAAAACTTCGTGACCTTACCGCATTTGGCATTGCAGCAATTATAGGTGCAGGTATATTTTCAACCATTGGAAATGCAGCAGCAGCAGGTGGCCCGGGGGTTTCTTTATTGTTTGTTATTACTGCCATTGCCTGTGCATTCTCTGCCATGTGTTACGCAGAATTTGCCAGTCGTATCCCTATTTCTGGCAGTGCATACACTTATGCCTATGCCAGCTTCGGAGAATTGTTTGCCTGGATTATCGGCTGGGGATTAATCATGGAATATGCAGTGGGAAATATAGCTGTCGCTATTTCTTGGTCTGGATATTTCACCTCACTCATGGATGGTATACATATTAATGGACAACAATATTTCCACATACCTGAATGGATGACCTGCGATTATTCTACCGCCCACGACAATTATATAAAAGCTATCGATTATATAAAAACCAATAATATATGTTCGTGCGAACTTGGCAAATACATGCCCAAGTATTATGAAGGTTATCAAGGATGGATGCAAGCCCCCACATTTTTTGGCACTAGGTGTATATTGGATATCCCCGCATTTAGTATTGTTGTATTAATTACGGCACTTGTATATCGTGGCATGAAAGAGAGCAAGCGGGTAGGCAATATGATGGTATTACTCAAATTGGTTATTATCATATTTGTAATAAGTGTAGGTGCTGCATTTGTGGATGTAACGTATTATAACGATTTCTTCCCCACGGGGCTTAGCGGAATGATGAAAGGAGTATCGGGTGTGTTCTTTGCTTATATAGGTTTTGATGCCATCTCCACCACTGCCGAGGAATGCGAAAACCCACAGCGGGACTTGCCCCGTTCCATGTTTTGGTCATTGGCCATTTGTACCGTATTATATGTTTTAATTTCGCTGGTACTCACTGGTATGGTTAGTTATAAAGAACTAGGCGTAGATGATCCCTTGGCTTATGTATTCGATAAATTAAATTTGAATGAATTCAGTTTAATTATATCAATTGGTGCGGTAATAGCCATGACCAGTGTATTACTGGTTTTTCAAATGGGCCAACCGCGTATATGGATGAGCATGAGTCGTGATGGATTATTGCCCAAGAAGTTTAGCAAAATTCATAAAAAATACAGAACACCTTCCTTTGCTACCATCATTACAGGTATTGTGGTTGCTGTGCCAGCACTCTTCTTTACACTTACCGAAATGACCGACCTCACCAGTATCGGGACCATGTTTGCCTTTGTATTGGTATGCGGTGGTATTATCATACTCAACCACGAAACCAAAGAAGAACAACCAGAAAATATTCATTATAAAATTCCGTATTATAATAGTAAATATATATTGCCATTTTGTTGGGCAATTGTAATTACCCTCGTTATCATATTTAATATTGAAGGTGTGGCAGAATTTTTCAACTTCTTTAACAATCCCAAGCAACCCTTCGCCGAAAAAATACCCTTGCTCCTATTTATCATTCTCAGTATTTTTATCACCATTCGTGCATATATTAAAAACTACAGCTTCATCCCAGTTTTTGGGCTATTGAGTAATTTTTATTTGATGAGCGAGTTGGGTTATCTCAATTGGAGGAACTTTAGTATTTGGCTCGTAATTGGTTTGGTGATATACTTTTTGTATAGCAGAAAGAAGAGTAAATTGAATCACGCTGTTTAA
- a CDS encoding MFS transporter — MSKITLSKKIVNSWCMYDWANSVYNLVICSAIYPIYYESITSVKDADKNIIKDTVMFLGMEFKNTVLSMYALSFSFLIVCFLSPILSSIADTRGNKKSFLKFFCYLGATACAGLYFLVPGISGEQPAMLGWGIFCMVMASIGFWGGLVFYNSFLPDIASHDDMDKISARGFSLGYLGSSILLILCLVFITIMKNIGYPNSFAPRICFLAVAVWWVSFAQILFYNVPEQKIGPRIRASIFKGFHKLHDVYKNAMASKSMKIFLSSFFFYNMGVQTVMQVAVYFGAKLLKLPDTKLIPTVLTIQFVAIAGSFLFSYISKMFGNKLSLSIAIIIWCGVCVSAWFVAEYESESGFYMIAFFVGLVMGGIQSLSRATYSKLIPEGTHDTASFFSFYDITEKIAMVIGLFLFAFIEQHSDGMQNSLFAVMIFFILGFLLLIPLKDNRLKAYKQ; from the coding sequence ATGTCTAAAATTACCCTCAGCAAGAAAATCGTGAACAGTTGGTGCATGTACGATTGGGCTAATTCGGTATATAATCTCGTTATCTGCTCGGCAATCTATCCTATATATTATGAGTCCATCACCTCAGTAAAAGATGCTGACAAAAATATTATAAAAGATACGGTAATGTTTTTGGGAATGGAATTTAAAAATACCGTATTAAGCATGTATGCACTTTCGTTTTCTTTTTTAATTGTATGCTTCCTCTCTCCTATTCTTTCATCCATAGCCGATACCCGTGGCAATAAAAAATCCTTCCTCAAATTCTTTTGTTACTTGGGTGCAACTGCTTGTGCCGGATTATATTTTTTAGTGCCTGGAATTAGTGGCGAACAACCTGCAATGCTAGGTTGGGGTATATTTTGTATGGTAATGGCAAGTATTGGTTTCTGGGGTGGCTTAGTTTTCTATAATTCGTTTTTACCCGATATAGCCTCGCACGACGATATGGATAAAATTTCGGCAAGAGGTTTCTCACTGGGATATTTGGGAAGTAGTATATTATTGATATTATGTCTTGTTTTTATCACCATCATGAAAAACATTGGATACCCGAATTCATTTGCTCCCCGTATTTGTTTCTTGGCCGTTGCAGTTTGGTGGGTATCATTTGCACAAATATTATTTTATAATGTACCCGAACAAAAAATTGGACCGCGTATAAGAGCATCCATATTTAAAGGGTTCCATAAATTGCATGATGTATATAAGAATGCCATGGCCAGCAAAAGCATGAAAATATTTTTGAGCTCTTTCTTCTTCTATAATATGGGGGTGCAAACCGTGATGCAAGTTGCGGTATACTTCGGAGCGAAATTGCTTAAATTACCAGATACAAAACTTATCCCTACAGTTCTTACTATACAATTTGTTGCCATCGCTGGTAGTTTTTTATTCTCCTATATATCCAAAATGTTCGGAAATAAACTCTCACTTTCTATTGCTATAATAATATGGTGTGGCGTTTGTGTTTCTGCTTGGTTTGTGGCCGAATATGAATCGGAGAGCGGTTTTTATATGATTGCATTTTTTGTAGGATTGGTGATGGGTGGCATACAAAGCTTGAGCCGTGCAACCTATAGCAAACTTATTCCTGAAGGCACCCATGATACCGCTTCGTTTTTTAGTTTCTATGATATTACAGAAAAAATTGCCATGGTGATTGGACTTTTCTTATTCGCATTTATCGAACAACATTCTGACGGTATGCAGAATTCTTTGTTCGCCGTGATGATATTTTTCATACTCGGATTTTTACTACTCATACCATTAAAAGATAACAGATTAAAAGCATATAAACAGTGA
- the dnaA gene encoding chromosomal replication initiator protein DnaA: MIAHDTPTTCESAWHECSKIISDNIPEQSFKTWFHPIKPLKLENKVLTIQVPSQFFYEWLEEHYVDLLRKTMKTVLGPGSRLEYNIIVENSKGSSSPYTVNMPTNNVGKNDNIGVTMPLNIGNNIKNPFIIPGLRKVNIDSNLNSNYTFENFIEGDCNRLARSAGYAVATKPGGTAFNPLMIFGGVGLGKTHLVQAIGNQIKVNNKNKVVLYVSAEKFLNQFVDSVKNTTTNDFVNFYNYVDVLIMDDVQFFSGRGKTQEIFFQIFNQLHQTGKQIILTSDRAPKDLKDIEERLLTRFKWGLSADLGTPDFDTRIAILEQKMYNEGVTMPNEVVEYVAHNINTNIRELEGAMISLLAQSSMNRKEIDLDLAKQMMKNFVKNSTKEISIDFIQKLVCDYFTIPVEHVKSKTRKREVVQARQISMYFAKDLTKASLKNIGSYFGNRDHSTVIHACQTVNDLMETDKRFRADVEELSKRIKISTL, translated from the coding sequence ATGATAGCCCACGACACCCCAACAACCTGCGAATCTGCTTGGCACGAATGTTCCAAAATAATCAGTGATAATATCCCTGAGCAGAGCTTCAAAACATGGTTCCACCCCATAAAGCCTTTGAAGTTAGAAAATAAAGTATTAACAATTCAAGTACCCAGCCAGTTCTTTTATGAATGGTTGGAAGAACATTATGTTGACTTGCTTCGCAAAACTATGAAAACAGTTTTAGGGCCAGGCTCACGATTAGAATATAATATTATAGTAGAAAATAGTAAAGGCAGTAGCTCACCTTATACCGTGAACATGCCTACCAACAATGTGGGAAAGAACGACAATATAGGTGTTACCATGCCATTAAATATTGGCAACAATATAAAAAACCCTTTTATAATACCCGGTCTTCGTAAAGTAAATATCGACTCTAACTTAAATTCAAATTATACATTCGAAAATTTTATTGAAGGCGATTGCAACCGTTTGGCACGCTCTGCAGGTTATGCAGTTGCAACCAAACCTGGTGGTACTGCATTTAATCCATTGATGATATTTGGTGGAGTAGGGTTGGGCAAAACACATTTGGTACAAGCCATAGGCAACCAAATAAAAGTGAACAACAAAAACAAAGTAGTATTATATGTATCTGCCGAAAAATTCTTGAATCAATTCGTCGACTCAGTAAAAAATACAACCACCAATGATTTTGTAAATTTCTATAATTATGTGGATGTATTAATTATGGATGATGTACAATTTTTTAGTGGACGAGGCAAAACACAAGAAATATTTTTTCAGATATTTAACCAATTGCACCAAACTGGGAAACAAATTATATTAACCAGCGATCGTGCTCCCAAAGATTTGAAAGATATAGAAGAGCGGTTGCTAACCCGCTTCAAATGGGGCCTCTCAGCCGACTTAGGTACTCCCGATTTCGATACACGTATTGCTATACTCGAGCAAAAAATGTATAATGAAGGTGTAACTATGCCGAATGAGGTAGTAGAATATGTAGCACATAATATCAATACCAATATTCGTGAATTGGAAGGAGCCATGATATCATTATTGGCTCAAAGCAGCATGAATCGCAAAGAAATTGATTTGGATTTGGCCAAGCAAATGATGAAGAATTTTGTAAAGAATTCTACCAAAGAAATTTCAATCGACTTTATACAAAAATTGGTTTGCGATTATTTTACCATTCCCGTTGAACATGTGAAATCGAAAACTCGTAAACGCGAAGTGGTACAAGCCCGTCAAATTTCTATGTACTTCGCCAAAGATTTAACCAAAGCATCTCTCAAAAATATTGGTTCCTATTTCGGAAATCGTGACCACAGTACTGTTATCCATGCTTGCCAAACAGTGAACGACCTCATGGAAACCGACAAACGCTTCCGTGCCGATGTGGAAGAACTCTCAAAAAGAATTAAGATCAGTACCTTATAA
- a CDS encoding ABC-F family ATP-binding cassette domain-containing protein, translating to MIDLQDINFEFGGRYLYKEASWQIKPGERIGLIGKNGTGKSTLLRVLMGEYSISGGSIQKQGGIKIGFLTQDFLDKNLEGSVLEVTMQAFEELLEIEKQMHIITAKMETDYNDKLMERLGDLQHQYEMHDGYTIHNRAAEVLEGLGFKTEQLDKPLQQFSGGWRMRALLAQMLLTKPDLLMLDEPTNHLDLPSIQWLENYLRTYAGSVIVVSHDRYFLNRLCNRIVEISNLKFNIFEGNFDDYIDQKEERMLLQQRQFSNQQQYIKDQEKFINRFRAKASKSVAVQSRVKMLDRLDKIEAPEGDTASVGIRFGMDHAGGKVTLEIEKLHKNFGNLNVFNNAEGQIVRGDKVALIGANGLGKSTLLKIVDGLLPAEGKITLGHNVHMSYFSQQQSESLDNTKTIVDELQYFAPWVKEQDARTILGSFLFTGEDVFKKIKVLSGGEKSRVALAKTVVSRSNFLLLDEPTNHLDMQSVNILAKALIEYEGSILLVSHDRHFISMIADKIWFIENQEIKEYPGGYDEFEEWYNKRVVPPPSMAKQLPKEEKSIDKNDSDKKQVSKNKLIQMQKDMDKLEKEIEEQKEQLKQIEASYNNPDIASDSTKLYEATEKHKKLSITIKQLNLNFEMLFEQMMLLQEN from the coding sequence GTGATAGATTTACAAGACATTAATTTCGAATTTGGAGGCAGGTACTTATATAAAGAAGCCTCGTGGCAAATAAAACCAGGCGAACGCATAGGCCTTATTGGTAAAAACGGAACAGGCAAATCTACATTGCTTCGTGTATTGATGGGAGAATATTCCATATCTGGTGGCAGCATTCAAAAACAAGGAGGAATTAAAATTGGATTCCTTACCCAAGATTTTTTAGACAAAAATTTAGAAGGCTCGGTTTTGGAAGTTACCATGCAGGCATTTGAAGAACTATTAGAAATAGAAAAGCAAATGCATATAATAACGGCCAAAATGGAAACCGATTATAATGATAAATTGATGGAGCGACTCGGCGATTTGCAACATCAATATGAAATGCATGATGGATATACCATTCATAATCGGGCAGCAGAAGTTTTGGAAGGATTGGGTTTTAAAACAGAGCAGCTTGATAAACCCTTGCAACAATTCTCGGGTGGTTGGCGTATGAGGGCTTTGCTCGCTCAAATGCTATTAACCAAACCCGATTTGTTGATGCTCGATGAGCCTACCAACCATTTGGATTTACCTTCTATACAATGGCTCGAAAATTATTTAAGAACTTATGCAGGCTCTGTAATTGTAGTGAGTCACGATAGATATTTTTTGAATCGTTTGTGTAATAGAATTGTGGAGATAAGCAATCTTAAGTTTAATATATTTGAAGGGAATTTCGATGATTATATCGATCAGAAAGAAGAACGTATGTTATTACAACAACGACAATTCAGCAATCAACAACAATATATAAAAGATCAGGAAAAATTCATCAATCGTTTTCGTGCCAAAGCCAGTAAATCGGTAGCGGTACAAAGCCGTGTGAAAATGCTGGACAGACTTGATAAAATTGAAGCACCCGAAGGCGATACCGCATCGGTAGGTATCCGTTTTGGAATGGACCATGCGGGTGGAAAAGTAACTTTAGAAATTGAAAAACTACATAAAAATTTTGGCAATCTTAATGTATTTAATAATGCCGAAGGGCAAATAGTTCGTGGCGATAAGGTTGCTTTAATTGGTGCGAATGGTTTGGGTAAATCTACGCTTTTAAAAATTGTAGACGGATTATTGCCCGCCGAAGGAAAAATCACCTTGGGACATAATGTACACATGTCATATTTCTCGCAACAGCAAAGTGAGTCTTTGGACAATACCAAAACTATAGTGGACGAGCTTCAATATTTTGCACCTTGGGTTAAAGAACAAGATGCTCGTACCATATTGGGATCCTTTTTATTTACCGGTGAAGATGTATTTAAAAAAATAAAAGTACTATCGGGTGGAGAAAAAAGCAGGGTCGCTTTGGCAAAAACTGTAGTAAGTCGTTCCAACTTTTTATTATTGGACGAGCCCACCAATCACTTAGATATGCAAAGTGTAAATATATTGGCCAAAGCACTAATTGAGTACGAAGGTTCCATATTATTAGTAAGTCACGATAGGCATTTTATTAGTATGATAGCCGATAAAATTTGGTTTATCGAAAATCAAGAAATCAAGGAATACCCAGGTGGATACGATGAATTTGAAGAATGGTATAATAAACGTGTGGTGCCTCCACCAAGTATGGCAAAACAATTGCCTAAGGAAGAAAAAAGTATCGACAAAAATGATTCAGACAAAAAGCAGGTATCAAAAAACAAACTGATACAAATGCAAAAAGACATGGACAAACTGGAGAAGGAAATTGAAGAGCAAAAGGAGCAATTAAAACAAATAGAAGCAAGCTATAATAATCCAGATATAGCCAGCGATTCTACAAAACTATACGAAGCAACCGAAAAGCATAAAAAATTGTCGATAACCATAAAGCAGCTAAACCTTAACTTTGAAATGTTATTTGAGCAGATGATGTTGCTTCAAGAAAATTAA